In a single window of the Acyrthosiphon pisum isolate AL4f chromosome X, pea_aphid_22Mar2018_4r6ur, whole genome shotgun sequence genome:
- the LOC100575377 gene encoding kelch-like protein 3 yields the protein MQIFAEFGTVCYTLYIKLHFLGVAKGEDFLSLSYEDLVKLISSNDLAVPFEEKVFECVIKWVKHDLDRRNDFLPKLLEHVRLPLLKPDVLFNISGEPLLSNSSKCYNYIIEALHFNHQKSVQHLTIPKTIRFKPRQFDGFQKVILMFNKSNTSPKCYTEWYDPATKLRENAPGINDCREMAGFGVINDQFVFAVGGVNGSSSKSVSMLDVSSQSPLWVSMAEMLVEIDWELEY from the exons ATGCAAATATTTGCAGAATTTGG TACTGtttgttacaccctgtatattaaactacatttttt AGGAGTGGCTAAAGGCGAAGATTTTCTATCCTTATCTTATGAAGATTTGGTGAAGCTTATTTCCTCTAATGACCTTGCTGTTCCATTTGAAGAAAAA gtatttgaatGTGTTATCAAATGGGTAAAGCATGATTTGGATCGTAGAAATGATTTTTTGCCAAAATTATTGGAACATGTACGTTTGCCATTATTAAAGCctgatgtattatttaatatatctggAGAACCTCTTCTAAGCAATAGTtctaaat gttacaattatataatcgaagcattacattttaatcatcAAAAATCAGTTCAGCATTTGACCATTCCAAAAACAATTAGGTTTAAACCTAGACAGTTTGATGGTTTTCAAAAA gtaattttaatgttcaataaGTCAAATACATCGCCAAAGTGTTATACAGAATGGTATGATCCAGCAACCAAACTACGTGAGAATGCACCAGGGATAAATGATTGTCGTGAGATGGCTGGTTTTGGTGTCATAAATGATCAATTTGTGTTTGCTGTGGGAGGTGTAAATGGATCGAGTTCTAAATCTGTTAGTATGCTTGACGTATCTTCACAATCACCATTATGGGTTTCAATGGCTGAAATGTTAGTTGAAATCGACTGGGAGTTGGAATATTAG